The segment TAAGTGCTTGTTTAATTAAGCTATCTTATATTCTTTAGCATTAGCTAAATTTATTGATGCATTTAAATCTCTATCAATAGAAAGCCCACAACTGCATTTGTAAACTCTATCAGATAGTTTTAA is part of the Haloimpatiens massiliensis genome and harbors:
- a CDS encoding zinc ribbon domain-containing protein is translated as LKLSDRVYKCSCGLSIDRDLNASINLANAKEYKIA